In Comamonas koreensis, the genomic stretch CTGCGCCAGACCGCCAGCAGCTCGGACTGCGGCTGCTCGCCCAAGAGCGGAATAAACACCACATTGGGCATGCCCACGCGCTGCAGCGCGGCGGGCACAATGGCCGCGCCCTGGCCCAGCGATACGAGCGACAGCACCGACAACCAGTGCCGCACCTCATGCCGCACCTCGGGCGCAAAGCCATGGGCCATGCACATCTGGTAGATGCGCTGGTGGTAGAGCGGCGAGACAGCGCTGGAGAACAGCACCAGGCGCTCGTGCTTGAGCTGCGCCAGATCGAGCGCGGCATGGCCCGCCAGCGCATGCGGGCGCGGCAGGCAGGCCACAAAGGGCTCTTGCATCAGCAGCTGGCTGCGCAGGCCTTCGGGCAGCATCACCGGATGCACCAGGCCCATGTCCAGCTCGGCCTGCTGCAGGCCCAGCAGCTGCTCGGCGCTGTTGAGCTCGCGCATGTCGATGCGCACCTGCGGATGCGCGTTCTGAAAATGGGCCAAAGCCTGGGGCACGCCCCGGTAGAGCGCCGAGCCGACAAAGCCCAGGCGCAGATGGCCGCGCACGCCCTGGCCGACATCGCGCGTCTCCTGCGCCGCCTGCCCGGCCAGCGCCAACAGTTGGCGCGCGCGTGGCAGCAGGTGGGCGCCGGCAGCGGTCAGGCGCACGCCCTTGCTGCTGCGCTCAAACAGCGCAGCGCCAATTTCTTCTTCCAGCTGGCGGATGGCGACCGACAGCGGCGGCTGCGAGATGGACAGGCGCTGGGCCGCCCGGCTGAAGTGCAGCTCTTCGGCCAGCGTTGCAAAGTAGTTCAGCAGCCGCAGCTCCATGGGGGCTCCTATCTATATTTAATACGTATCGATAAAGATTTTAATAATATTTGACGCGAATAGCGCTGGCTGCTGAAATGGCGCAAAACCTCGCGACCCGAGCGCGAACCCGCGCACAAAACACGCCTAACCATGCGAGCCGGCAGAGCATCGCCGCCAGCCCGCCATCAGGAGACCCGCATGTCCGCACCGGACCCATCCCAGCGCAGCGCCATGGCGCAGGTGGCGCAAGCCCATGCCCACCCCGTGCCCGATCGCCACGGCAGCAATTTCTACAGCACCGACCCGGCTTTGCAGCAGCTCTTGCAGCTCTACCTGCCCGCCGATCTGCTGGCCCATCTGCAGCCCTATCTGCAGCGCATGGGCGAGCTCGCAGGCGGCCGCATCGATGAGCTGGCCAGCATTGCCGACAAGAACCCGCCCACGCTGGAGCACCGCAGCCGCGCCGGGGAAGACCGCCAGCGCATCATCAAGCACCCGGCCTATGAAGAGCTCGAACGCATTGCCTATGGCGAGTTCGGCCTGCAGGCGATCTCGCACCGCGACGACATGCTGGGCTGGCAGGGCAAGATGCCGCCCATCGTCAAATATGCGCTGACCTATCTGTTTGTGCAGTCCGAGTTTGGCCTGTGCTGCCCCTTGTCGATGACCGATTCGCTCACGCGCACCTTGAAGAAGTTCGGCGCGCCGGAGCTGGTCGCCAAGTACCTGCCGCAGCTGCTGTCGCTGGACTGGGACAGCCAGGCCCAGGGCGCCATGTTCATGACCGAGCAGGCCGCCGGCTCCGACATCTCCAACACCCAGACCCTGGCCCAACCGCAGGCCGATGGCAGCTGGCGCGTGACGGGTGACAAATGGTTCTGCTCCAACCCTGATGCCGAGTTTGCGATGGTGCTGGCCCGTGTCGAAGGCGCGCCCGCTGGCATGAAGGGCATCTCGCTCTTTTTGCTGCCGCGCAAGCTCGATGACGGCAGCCAGAACCACTACCGCATCATTCGCCTCAAGGACAAGCTGGGCACCAAGTCGATGGCCAGCGGCGAGATCCGCATGGAAGGCGCCACGGCCTACCTGATCGGCGAGCAGGGCCGGGGCTTTGTGCAGATGGCCGACATGGTCAACAACTCGCGCCTGTCCAATGGTGTGCGCTCGGCCGGCATGATGCGCCGCGCGGTCGCCGAGGCCGAGTTTGTCGCCAGCGAGCGCGTGGCCTTTGGCAAGCGCCTGCAGGACATGCCGCTGATGCAGCGCCAGCTCGACAAGCTGCGCGTGCCCGCCGAGCAGGCGCGCTCCATGGTGTTCCAGACCGCGCAGACCCTGATGCGCTCGGACGCGGGCGACAAGGAGGCCTATGCGCTGCTGCGCATCCTGACGCCGATGATCAAGTTCCGCGCCTGCCGCGATGCGCGCAAGGTCACAGGTGACGCGATGGAAGTGCGCGGCGGCTGCGGCTACATCGAGGAATGGACGGACCCGCGCCTGGTGCGCGATGCCCACCTGGGCTCCATCTGGGAAGGCACCAGCAATATTGTCGCGCTCGATGTCGTGCGCGCCATCCAGCGGGAAGGCTCGCTGCCGGTGCTGCAGGCCTATCTGCACGGCCTGCTGGCGCATTGCAGCATCAGCGCAGGCTACCGCCAGACGCTGGATGCCGCTCTGGCCCGCGCCAGCGCGCTGGCCGAGCGTGCCGCGCAAGACGGCGGCGCGGTGCTGGCCCGCCAGGCTGCCACCGGTCTGTACAACTGCACCACCGCCATTGCGATGGCCTGGGAAGCCGGCCAGATCGACTCGGCCGAGCGCCTGCGTCTGTCGCAACTGGTGCTGCTGCACCGCGTGTTGCCGCGCGACCCGTTGGCGAGCGACGCCATTCCCGCCGATTGGCTGGACTGAATAACAGATACGCAGACCGGCAGAGACACCCCCATCAATACGCAGGCAGCAGACCTGCATCCCTCAATACATGGAGACAAACATGCAAAAATTTTCCTTGAACACGGCGGCGCTCGCCCTCGCATGCCTGGCCGGGCTGGGTGGCGTGGGCATCGCCTCGGCGCAAGCCGCTGACAAATTCCCCGACCGCCCGATCATGTTCACCGTACCCTTCCCACCGGGCGGCCCCACCGATGCGATGGCCCGCATTCTGGCGACCGAGCTGACGCGCGAGCTGGGCCAGAGCGTAGTGGTGGAGAACCGCGCGGGCGCAGGCGGCAATATCGGCGCCGAGTATGTGGCGCGCGCCAAGCCCGATGGCTACACCATCATGTTCGGCACCTCGGGGCCGCTGGCGATCAACAAGAGCTTGTACAAGTCGATCAGCTACGACCCGCGCACCAGCTACGCGCCCATCATCTATGTGGGCTACCTGCCCAATATCCTGGTGGTGAAGGCCAGCCTGCCAGCCGACAACGTGCAGGGCCTGATCGCGCTGGACAAGGCCCAGCCCGGCAAGCTCAATTTCGCGTCATCGGGCAATGGCGCTTCGTCGCACCTGGCCGGGGTCATGTTCAACAACCTGGCGGGCACCAAGCTGCAGCACATTCCCTACAAGGGCACGGGCCCGGCGCTCAATGATTTGCTGGCGGGACAGGTCGACATGAGCTTTACCGATATCCTGACGGCCATGCCCTATATCAAGGCAGGCAAGGTCAAACCGCTGGGCGTAGCCACCGCGCGCCGCTCCAGCGCCTTGCCCGACATTCCCACCGTGGCCGAGCAGGGCATGGCCGGGTATGACGTGGGTGTTTTCTTCGGTGTCGTCGCCCCCAAGGGCACGCCGCCCGAGCGTGTGCAGGTGCTCAACCAAGCCTTCTCCAAGGCGCTGGATTCGGACAGTGTGAAAAAGGCCTTTGCCGCGCAGGGCCTGGAGGCATCACCGGACCGGTCGCCCGCCTATCTGGGGCGCTTTATCGGTACTGAAGTAGACAAATGGCAGGCAGTGGTGCAGCAGTCGGGTGTGACGCTGGACTGATACAACGGAAAACGGAAAAACGGACCATGACAACAACACAGGCGGCCCAAGCAGGCGCTTTGCAGGGCATCAAGGTGCTCGATCTCTCGCGCATTCTGGGCGGGCCGCTGTGCGGCCAGATCCTGGGCGACCATGGCGCCGATGTGCTCAAGGTCGAGCCGCCGCAAGGCGACGATACGCGCAGCTGGGGCCCGCCGTTTCGCGAAGGCGTGGCCTCGTACTACCTGGGGCTGAACCGCAACAAGCGCGTGCAGTTCATGGACTTGGCGAGTGCCGAAGGCCAGGCCCAGGTGCGCGCTTTGATGGCGCAGGCCGATGTGGTGGTCGAGAACTTCAAGACCGGCACGATGGAGAAATGGGGCATTGGCTACGAGCAGATGCAGCAGCAGTTTCCGCACCTGGTCTGGTGCCGCGTCACCGGCTTTGGCGCCGATGGCCCGCTGGGCAGCCTGCCCGGTTATGACGCGGCCATTCAGGCCATGGCCGGGCTGATGAGCATCAATGGCGAGGCCGACCGCGACCCGCTGCGTGTGGGCCTGCCGGTGGTCGACATGGTCACCGGCCTCAATGCCGTCATTGGCGTGCTGCTGGCGCTGCACGAGCGCGGCCGCAGCGGCCTGGGCCAGCTGGTCGATGCCTCGCTGTACGACGCGGGCATCTCGCTCTTGCACCCGCATGCCGCCAACTGGTTCATGAACGGCAAGATCCCCGGCCGCTCCGGCAATGCCCACCCCAATATCTACCCCTACGATGTGGTGAACACCGGCAAGGCGCCAATCTTTCTGGCCGTGGGCAATGACCGCCAGTTCCGCCTGATGTGCCAGCACCTGGGGCAGGAGGCCCTGGCCGATGACACGCGCTTTGCCACGGCCGGCCAGCGCTCGGTCAACCGCGATGTGCTCAAGCCGCTGCTTGAAAAAGCCTTTGCCGCGCATGACGGCGTGCAACTGGCCCAAGACCTGATGGCCATTGGCGTGCCTGCCGCGCCGGTGCTGAATGTGGAGCAGGCCTTGCAAGCCCCGCATACCGCGCACCGCGAGATGGTCGTGAAGATGGGCGACTACACCGGCCTGGGCGCCCCGGTCAAGCTCAGCCGCACGCCCGCGTCCTACCGCTTTGCGCCGCTGAGCGAAGGCACGGCGTTTTTGGATGCGGCCAACGACCACTGAGCCGCACCATTCACCCGCGAAGGCCCATGTCTGCGCATTGCAGCATGGGCCTTTTTTCTGAGCCAGGGACTGTGCTCAGTCCAGCAGGCGAATGCCCGTGCGCTGCACAAACTCCGCGTAGCTGAGGGGCTTGCCCGCCTTGGCCGATGGCTGGTTGTCCTGCAGATGCACCCAGCGCTGGCCGGTCGCTGGGTCGTAGACCATCTTGAACACGGCATCGGGCACCCAGACCTGGCCGTCACCGATGGTGCGGTGTTGCTTGCCAAAAACCGGGCCAGTGATGACAAAGACATCGCCCTTGGCGCGGCGGATATAGCGGCGCGTGTCCTGCTCGATCTGCGACCAGGGCTTGCCGTTTTGCGTCGGGTCCTGCGGCACCATATTCGCCAGCGAATAGCTTTGGGCCTTGCCGAACTTGGTGCTCATGTCACCGGCCGCAGCCATATGGCCACGGCTGAGGCCCGAGCGCCGGTAGTCCGACAACTGCGCGCGTTCGCGCGCGGGCAGACGGGCTTCTTCGTAGAACTTGTCGCTGCGCTTCAAGTCCTTGGCCTGGTCCAGCATGCGGGCGTTCAGGCGCTGGGCCACAAAGATCGGCGTCTTGGTCTGGCCCGAATGCAGCACGGCAAACTCTTCAAAACACAAAGGACGCAATTGGCCGTAGGCACTGGTGCTGGGCGGCTTGCCCGAGAAGAACTGCGGGCAGTCATCAAAGCCTGCAGCCAGGGCAGGGGCGGCGGCGCACAGCAGCGCTGGCGCCAAGTAAACAGAGAGGCGGGAAAACATAAGCGCGCAAGTGTTGCACAAGATGGGCCCGCCGGGGACAAAGGCCGGGCAGGCCGTCGGCTATGCGGGCCGTGGATGGCGCTCGCTGCAATGCCTAGTGGGCCGCTTCCTGCAGAAAGGTCCATAGCTGCAGCGCGTGGGGCGGCAGCTGGGCGGGGTCGCGGCAGGCCAGCACCAGCTGGCGTGCGGCCCAGTCGGCGCTCAGCGGCTGCAGGCGCAGCCGGGCCTGGGGCCAGCGCAGGGTGGCGCATTCGGCAGCGGTGCGCGGCACCAGCGCAGCGCCCAGGCCCATCGCGACCCAGTCGCACAGGGCTTCGAGGTGCGGGGCCAGCGCGCGGTAGCGCAGCGCCACGCCCGCCTGCAGTGCCTGCGCGGCCATCAGCTGGTGCAGCGCATGCTGGGGCAGCAGGCCCAGGAGCGCAATGTCCTTGAGGTGGTGCAGTTGCACATCCTGGGGCAGGGCGGCCAAGAGGCGCGTCGTGCCCAGCAGCACCAGCGGGTCATCGCGCCAGACCTGGGTGTGCAGGCTGCCCGCAGGTACGGCGTTGGAGAGCACGCCCATATCCGCCTCACCGGCCATCAGCGCGCGCGCAATCGCATCGCTGGTGCATTCGCGCAGCTCCAGGCGCAGCTGCGGGTTGGCTTGCATAAACGCGCCCAGCGGCGCAATCAGGTGCTCGCTGATCGCTGAGGTGTTGGCCAGCAGCTCAATGCGCGTGCCCAGGCCCTGGCCAAAGGCCTGCATGTCGCCGGCGAGCTGCTCCATCTGCAGCAGCATGCGGCGGGCATGGGGCAGCAGCACGGCCCCCGCCTCGGTCGCTGTGACCCCGCGCTTGCTGCGGTGGAGCAAGGGCGCGCCCAGCACCGTCTCCATGCCGCGAATGCGCTCGCTGGCCGATGCCAGGGTGATATGGCAGCGCTCTGCCCCCTGGGTGATGGTGCCGGACTCCAGCGTATGGACAAAAAGGCGCAGGTCTTGCAGGTCAAAGCGCATGGCGGGCGGGAAGCGGTGTCGTGGGGGATGCGCCATGGTAGCGGTCTGCCGCGATGCTGGCTATGGATTTTCCATATTGATCATTCGGAAGGCATCACCGTTGAAGGGATGGAACCGCATTCCTATGGAAAAGAAGAATGCTTTGGCCTCTGTATGCGTCGAATGGCAGGAGAGCGCGCAGTGCATGCAGCTGGCGACCCTGAACCCTCTTGCGCTGGGGTATGCTACGGCGCATGGCTACTTCGTCTTCTGAAAGCAGTGTTGCCGGCACGGCAGCGTTTTCCAAGTTCATGCGCGTGCTGCAGCTGGTGGCAGATGGCAGCGAGCCGCTGGGCATTGCCGAGATGGCCAAGGCAACAGGTTTTCCGCGCCCGACGGTGCACCGCATTGTGGCGGCGCTGCAGGCCGAGCGCATGTTGGTGGAAGTGGGGAGCACGCGCTGCTGGACCCTGGGCCCGCGCCTGGTACAACTGGCCAGCCGCAGCTGGAGCCGCTCGGGCCTGCGCATGGCCGCTACCCAGGCGTTGCGTGATCTGCGCGATGCCACGCAGGAGACCATCCATTTCGCCGTGCCCTCGGGCCACAGCATGGTCTATATCGAAAAGCTCGAGAGCGACAGCGCCGTGCAGATGTCATCGCGCATTGGCACCAGCGTGAACCTGTACTCCACCGCCGTGGGCAAGGCCTACCTGGCCGCGCTGCCTCCCGGCGATGCCAGTGCGCTGATGGCAGAGCTGAGCTATGCGCCGCTGACGGCGCAGACGGTGGGCGATGCGCAGGCGCTGCAGCAGCAGGTGGACGCAGTGCGCCAACGCGGCTGGTCCACCGATGCGCAAGAAAATGAAGAGGGCATTTACTGCTTTGGCGCTGCGGTGCTGGGGCCGGACGGCAGCCCCGTGGCCGCCATCAGCGTCAGCACCTTGCTGTTCCGCCAGCGCGAAGATGTGCAGGCCGCCTATATCCAGCCGCTGCTGCGCACCTGCCGTGCGATTGCCCAGCAGCTGGCGCAAAACCCCAATCTGGTGCATGGCTGATAGTTTGTGCGCAGGCTGGCGCACTCCGCACCAACTACCGCTTTAGAGCATCACATTTGAATTGGTGATTTTTTTGACCGGCCGGATGGCGCTGTTGTCCGGCTGGATCGATGCGGCCGTATCACCGCTGTCCCAGTGCGGGTCGTCGATGCTGTCAAAGGCCTGGCGCAGCTTGTCACCCCAGGTGTTGCGCACCATGCGGAAGTACTGGTTGAACTCGTCGATGCAGGCGATGTTGTCGCAGGCGAGCTGGTCGGTTTCGTAGACTACCAGGTCCAGCGGCAGGCCCACCGACAGGTTGGATTTGAGCGTGCTGTCCATGGAGACGAGCGCGCATTTGGCCGCTTCATTGAGGGGGGTCTTGGGCGTCAGCACGCGGTCGAGAACGGGCTTGCCATACTTGGCCTCGCCAATCTGGAAGTAGGGGGTCTCGGCCGTGGCCTCGATGAAGTTGCCGGCCGAGTAGACCTGAAAGAGGCGCGGGCTCTCGCCAGCGATCTGGCCGCCAAACACCAGGCTGCAGTTGAAGTCGACGCCAGCGCGCTCGAGCGCCTTGCCATCGCGCTCCTGGATATGGCGCACGGCAGCGCCCAGCACGCGGGTGGCATCGAACATGCTCTTGGCGTTCCAGATGGTGATGGGCGGGCCGCCGTTCTCGTCTTCGAGCTGCTGGGTCTGCAATATCTCGCGCACCGATTGCGAGATCGACAGATTGCCGGCAGACAGCAGCACCATGAAGCGCTCGCCGCGCTTCTCATACACCATCATCTTGCGGAAGGTGCTGATATGGTCCAGGCCCGCATTGGTGCGGGAGTCGGAGAGGAACACCAGGCCGGCGTTCAGCTTGATGGCTACACAATAGGTCATGACTTGTCAGCGAGTCGCTTGAGTGAATACAGTAGATCGAGGGCGTCGCGCGGTGTCAACGTATCGGGTTGCAGCTCGCGCAATTGCGCCTCGACGGCGCTGGGAGTGGGGGTCTCGGCCGAGGCCGGCTGGGCAAACAGGTCCACCTGGGAGTCGCCCGCCTGCTGGCGCGCTTCCAGCGCGGCCAGTGCATGGCGGGCATGGCTGAGCACGGGCGCGGGCATGCCCGCGAGCTTGGCCACCTGCACGCCATAGCTGCGGCTGGCCGGGCCCGGTTGCAGTTCATGCAAAAACACGATGTCGCTGCCCGCTTCGGTCGCGGCCACATGCATGTTGATCGCATGTTTGGCCTTGGCCGGCAGCTCGGTCAGCTCAAAGTAATGGGTGGCGAACAAGGCCAGGGCCTTGGTCTTGTCATGCAGATGCGTGGCAATGCCGCTGGCCAGCGCCAGGCCATCAAAGGTGCTGGTGCCCCGGCCGATCTCGTCCATCAACACCAGGCTGTTGGGGGTGGCGCTGTGCAGGATCTGCGCGGCCTCGGTCATCTCCAGCATGAAGGTGGACTGGGCATTGGCCAGGTCATCGGCCGCGCCGATGCGGGTGTGGATCGCGTCGATGGGCCCGAGCAGGCAGCGCGTGGCGGGCACATAGCTGCCCATGCTGGCGAGCAGCGCAATCAGCGCCACCTGGCGCATATAGGTCGATTTACCGCCCATATTGGGGCCGGTGATGATCTGCAGGCGCTGCAGGCTCGACAGCCGCGTGTTGTTGGCGATGAAGGAAGCGTTGGAGGTTTCGGCCAGGCGCGCTTCCACGACCGGGTGGCGGCCGGCATCGATGTCGATGCAGGGCTCGGGCACAAACTGCGGCGCGCACCAGTTCAGGGTCAATGAGCGCTCGGCGAGCGCACACAGCGCATCGAGCGAGGCAATCGCCTGGCCCACACGCGTGAGGGCGCTGACATGCGGCTGCAACTGGTCGAGCACCTGCTCGTACAACCATTTCTCGCGCTGCAAGGCGCGTTCCTGGGCCGACAGCGCCTTGTCTTCGAAGGTCTTGAGCTCGGGCGTGATAAAGCGCTCGGCGTTCTTCAAGGTCTGGCGGCGGCGGTAGTCGTCGGGCACCTTGTCCTTGTGGCTGCTGGTGACCTCGATATAGAAGCCATGCACCTTGTTGAACTGCACGCGCAGGTTGCTGATGCCGGTGCGCGCTTTTTCGCGCGTCTCCAGGTCCAGCAAAAAGGCATCGCAATTCGTCTGGATCGCGCGCAGCTCATCCAGCTCGGTATCAAAACCGTTTGCAATCACGCCGCCGTCGCGCACCAGCGCTGCGGGCTCGGGATCGATCGCACGGATCAGCAGCTCCATCGCCTCCAAGGGCGGCTGCAGCGCTTCAAAAATCTCGCCCAGCAGTGGCGCGGGCGCAGCGGCATTGCGCGCCAGCTGCTGGGCCTTTTGCAAGGTCAAACCCAGCGCTACCAACTCGCGCGGGCGCACCTGGCGCAGGGCGATGCGGGCGGTGATGCGCTCCACATCGGAGACACCCTTGAGCTCGGTGCGCAGAATCTGCCACGGCGCTGCCGACAGCGTGTCGCTGTCGCCGCGCAGCACCGCGATGGCGCCCAGGCGCGCACGCGCATCGCTGCGGTCGCGGCTGGGTTCGAGCAACCAGCTCTTGAGCAAGCGGCTGCCCATGCCGGTCTGGCAGGTATCGATCAGCGAGAACAGGGTCGGGCCGTCCTCGCCGCGCAAGGTCTTGACCAGCTCCAGATTGCGGCGGGTGGTCGCAGGCAGGTCGATCAGTGCATCGTCGCGCACCACATGGATGGTCTGCACATGAGGCAGGTTGCGGCCCTGGGTGTGCTCGGCATAGGTCAGCAGCGCGCCAGCGGCCGCATGGGCAGCATACAAGGTCTGCGCATTCCAGGCCTGCAGGCTGGCCGCGCCCAGTTGCTCGAGCAGCTTGCGCTCGCCCAGCTTCTCGTCAAACTGCCAGTCGGGGCGCAGCGCCAGCGGGCAGGTCAGCACGCCGCTGCTGCGCAGCTGGTAGAGCGATTGCTCAAAGCGCTGCGAGGCACCGGCGCTGTAGGCCACTTCGCTGGGCGCAATGCGCGCAATCCAGGCGGGCAGCTCTTCATGCGTGCACTCGGCCAGAAAAATCTTGCCCTGGGTGACGCTGAGCCACGCCAGGCCACAGCGGGCGCGCTGGGCCTGGTGCACCACCAGCAGCATGGCCTCGGCCTTGTCGCTCATCAGCTCGCTGTCGGTCACCGTGCCGGGCGTGACCACGCGCACCACCTTGCGCTCGACGGGGCCCTTGCTGGCCCCCACTTCGCCCACCTGCTCGCAAATCGCCACCGATTCGCCGAGCTTGAGCAAGCGCCCCAGGTAGTTCTCCAGCGCATGGAAGGGCACGCCCGCCATCGGAATCGGCTGGCCGGCCGACTGGCCGCGCTGGGTCAAGGTGATATTGAGCAGCTGCGCGGCCTTCTCGGCATCGCCATAAAACAACTCGTAAAAATCCCCCATGCGGTAGAACAGCAAGGTGTTGGGGTGGTCAACTTTAGCAGCATGGTATTGCTGCATCATGGGCGTATGCGATGAAAAATCGGCTTTTGTCAGCGTTGGATTTTCCATTGGGTTTGAACTCATCTATTGGTATGGGTTGGTATGCATCCAACTTGGCATGGCATGGGTGATGGGGTTAGCACCGGGCTCATAAAGGCGGGCACCACCGGCGGTGCATCAGGGGGCAGGGTGGCTGCGCCTGTGTGCGTCTGGCCGCTATGCGCATCATACAAGGCTGGCTGGGGGGCGATTGGCCTGGGCGGGGTGAGCATATTAACGCAATTGGCGAATAAAGTTGGCGGTCACTCGCATGCAGCGCATGGAAATATCTGGCAGATCTGCCATGCAAGGAGTTCTCGGCGCGGGCGGACGCCGCAGCGGCAAGCGCCGCTATCTTTGAAGAGATTTAACACCCCGATGCGAATGTAAAGCCCATCGCACCGCCTCGAAAATCTCGGTAAAGCTGCCCGATTCCTACCACCTTGCCCTCAGGCTTGCGCCATCATGGGTTGCAAGCAAGGCGGTTCTGCCTTCTGCTCTACAAGGATAGGAGGTCCTCAATGACAAACGCAACGACAACATGGATGAGCCGTATCGCCGCCGCTGCACTGGTGGCTACGATGGGGGCTGGAGCAGTCGGCGTGCAAGCGCAACCGCGCCCGCCGCAGGAGGTGCACCGCCATGATGACCGGGGTCGTGCGCAGCCCGATCGCCGCCATGATGCGCACCGGCCCGATGCGCGCAACCACCGCGGTGCGGGGCCGGACCACCGCTGGGTCAAGGGCTCGCGCGTGCCGCCCCAGTACCGGGCGCATGGCTATGTGGTCAATGACTGGCGCGGACACCGCCTGAGCTCGCCCCCGCGCGGCTACCACTGGATCCAGAATGGCGGTGACTACCTGCTGGTGGCCATTGCGTCTGGTGTGGTTGCGCAGATCGTGTTTGGCAACTGACAGACAGAGGCGGTTTTCTGATCGCCCAAAGACAAAGCCCACAGGCCTGGCCTGTGGGCTTTGTCGTAGGAGAGTGCGGAAATTTACTCGGCTTGCTCGGCGTCGGGCTCGGCCGGGGTGTCCGCAGCGGGCTCGGCGCCGTCGTCGTTCAGCGCCTGGCGCACGGCAGCCTTGTCGCCCGCGCTGGCAAACTTGCTGTACTTGGCGAGGATGGGCACCAACTGGCCGTAGATGCGGGGCGTGCCGGCCAGCACTTCGCGCTGCTCCAGGAAGTCAGCTTCACCGGTGAAGTTGCCGACCAGGCCACCGGCCTCGGTCACCAGCAGCGAGCCCGCTGCCACGTCCCAGATGCTCAGGCCCGTTTCAAAGAAACCATCGCTGAAGCCGGCGGCCACATAGGCCAGGTCCAGCGCCGCTGCGCCGGGGCGGCGCACGCCGCTGGTGCGCTGCATCACATCGCCGAGCATGGCCATGTACTGCTTGAAGTTGTCGCCCGGACGGAAGGGGAAGCCGGTGGTGATCAGTGTGTCGCGCAGCTGGGTGCGCTTGGACACGCGGATGCGGCGCTCGTTCAGGAAGGCGCCACGGCCACGGGTTGCGGTGAACAGGTCGTTGCGGGTGGGGTCGTACACCACGGCTTGCTCGACGCGGCCGTTCACGGCCAGCGCGATGCTGACGCAGTAGACGGGGAAGCCGTGGATGAAGTTGGTGGTGCCGTCCAGCGGATCGATGATCCAGATGTGGTTGGAGCGGGGGTTGCCGTATTCGTTGCCCGATTCTTCGGCGAGGATGCCGTGGTCCGGGTAGGCGGTCAGCAAGGTCTCGATGATCGCTTGCTCGGAGGCCTGGTCCACTTCAGTCACAAAGTCGTTCACCTGTTTGGTCGATACCCGCACCGATTCCACGTCAAGCGCGGCACGGTTGATGATGGCGCCAGCAGCGCGAGCGGCCTTGATGGCCATGTTGAGCATGGGGTGCAGGGAGGAGGACGACATAAATTGTGTGGGCGTAAGTGGGGCAGCAAAAACGCTGCGAAACGCTGGGGCAAGAGCGGCAAGTAGACCGCGGCCGGCGATGCGGCAGCGACAATAGG encodes the following:
- a CDS encoding proteasome-type protease — encoded protein: MTYCVAIKLNAGLVFLSDSRTNAGLDHISTFRKMMVYEKRGERFMVLLSAGNLSISQSVREILQTQQLEDENGGPPITIWNAKSMFDATRVLGAAVRHIQERDGKALERAGVDFNCSLVFGGQIAGESPRLFQVYSAGNFIEATAETPYFQIGEAKYGKPVLDRVLTPKTPLNEAAKCALVSMDSTLKSNLSVGLPLDLVVYETDQLACDNIACIDEFNQYFRMVRNTWGDKLRQAFDSIDDPHWDSGDTAASIQPDNSAIRPVKKITNSNVML
- the mutS gene encoding DNA mismatch repair protein MutS; this encodes MMQQYHAAKVDHPNTLLFYRMGDFYELFYGDAEKAAQLLNITLTQRGQSAGQPIPMAGVPFHALENYLGRLLKLGESVAICEQVGEVGASKGPVERKVVRVVTPGTVTDSELMSDKAEAMLLVVHQAQRARCGLAWLSVTQGKIFLAECTHEELPAWIARIAPSEVAYSAGASQRFEQSLYQLRSSGVLTCPLALRPDWQFDEKLGERKLLEQLGAASLQAWNAQTLYAAHAAAGALLTYAEHTQGRNLPHVQTIHVVRDDALIDLPATTRRNLELVKTLRGEDGPTLFSLIDTCQTGMGSRLLKSWLLEPSRDRSDARARLGAIAVLRGDSDTLSAAPWQILRTELKGVSDVERITARIALRQVRPRELVALGLTLQKAQQLARNAAAPAPLLGEIFEALQPPLEAMELLIRAIDPEPAALVRDGGVIANGFDTELDELRAIQTNCDAFLLDLETREKARTGISNLRVQFNKVHGFYIEVTSSHKDKVPDDYRRRQTLKNAERFITPELKTFEDKALSAQERALQREKWLYEQVLDQLQPHVSALTRVGQAIASLDALCALAERSLTLNWCAPQFVPEPCIDIDAGRHPVVEARLAETSNASFIANNTRLSSLQRLQIITGPNMGGKSTYMRQVALIALLASMGSYVPATRCLLGPIDAIHTRIGAADDLANAQSTFMLEMTEAAQILHSATPNSLVLMDEIGRGTSTFDGLALASGIATHLHDKTKALALFATHYFELTELPAKAKHAINMHVAATEAGSDIVFLHELQPGPASRSYGVQVAKLAGMPAPVLSHARHALAALEARQQAGDSQVDLFAQPASAETPTPSAVEAQLRELQPDTLTPRDALDLLYSLKRLADKS
- a CDS encoding RcnB family protein; this encodes MTNATTTWMSRIAAAALVATMGAGAVGVQAQPRPPQEVHRHDDRGRAQPDRRHDAHRPDARNHRGAGPDHRWVKGSRVPPQYRAHGYVVNDWRGHRLSSPPRGYHWIQNGGDYLLVAIASGVVAQIVFGN
- a CDS encoding inositol monophosphatase family protein; translated protein: MSSSSLHPMLNMAIKAARAAGAIINRAALDVESVRVSTKQVNDFVTEVDQASEQAIIETLLTAYPDHGILAEESGNEYGNPRSNHIWIIDPLDGTTNFIHGFPVYCVSIALAVNGRVEQAVVYDPTRNDLFTATRGRGAFLNERRIRVSKRTQLRDTLITTGFPFRPGDNFKQYMAMLGDVMQRTSGVRRPGAAALDLAYVAAGFSDGFFETGLSIWDVAAGSLLVTEAGGLVGNFTGEADFLEQREVLAGTPRIYGQLVPILAKYSKFASAGDKAAVRQALNDDGAEPAADTPAEPDAEQAE